One Triticum dicoccoides isolate Atlit2015 ecotype Zavitan chromosome 5B, WEW_v2.0, whole genome shotgun sequence genomic window carries:
- the LOC119310261 gene encoding GLABRA2 expression modulator-like, which translates to MQAPSGRTWSPMATEANPYAMPAPAHKSTKETVKNALSLWGRKVGEASRKAEDLSRNTWQHLRTAPSITEAAVGRIAQGTKVLAEGGHDRIFRQAFSAPPDEQLRKSYACYLSTSAGPVMGVMYLSTARVAFCSDTPLFYEAHAGDNTEWSYYKVAIPLHRLRAAIPSASKLKPAEKFIQLVSVENHEFWLMGFVNYSSAVVHLQEALSGFHNLQA; encoded by the exons ATGCAGGCGCCCTCCGGGAGAACGTGGTCGCCGATGGCGACGGAGGCCAACCCCTACGCCATGCCGGCGCCGGCGCATAAGA GCACCAAGGAGACGGTGAAAAACGCGCTGTCGCTGTGGGGGCGGAAGGTCGGCGAGGCGAGCAGGAAGGCGGAGGACCTGTCGCGCAACACATGGCAGCACC TTCGGACGGCGCCTAGCATCACGGAGGCGGCCGTGGGGAGGATCGCGCAGGGGACCAAGGTGCTGGCGGAGGGCGGCCACGACAGGATCTTCCGGCAGGCCTTCAGCGCCCCGCCGGACGAGCAGCTCCGCAAGTCCTACGCCTGCTACCTCTCCACGTCCGCCGGCCCGGTCATGGGGGTCATGTACCTCTCCACCGCCCGGGTCGCCTTCTGCAGCGACACCCCGCTCTTCTACGAGGCCCACGCCGGCGACAACACGGAATGGAGCTACTACAAG GTGGCGATCCCTCTGCACCGGCTGAGGGCGGCGATCCCGTCGGCCAGCAAGCTCAAGCCGGCGGAGAAGTTCATCCAGCTCGTGTCGGTGGAGAACCACGAGTTCTGGCTGATGGGCTTCGTCAACTACAGCAGCGCCGTCGTGCACTTGCAAGAAGCCCTCAGCGGCTTCCACAATTTGCAAGCATGA